The nucleotide window TGATTATAAGGTTTTATTATATCTCCGTTTACTTCAATATATTTACTGTTTGTTTTTTGTGCAGCTTCGGAGCCTATTATCAAGTCGGCTTCTCCTGAAGGTATTAATCCTCCGATAGGATTTGTTCCTCTTAATGTATCTATGTACATTCCTATTGATGATGTCAACGGTGCACGTTGTCCTGCTGTACTTGAAATTGTAACAGGAGTAACAGGTTTACCATTTACTGTTATTGTGGCATTTGATGCTCCTGCAGGTGCACTTATTTCTACTCCTGCAACTCCTTTTCCTGTCGGTTTAGCCTTAGGTTCATATAATTTTTGAGCACCGTTTCCTACTGTAAATGTTCCGTAGTTTTTGATTATTCCGCCTTTTAAGAGTGCAAAAGCATATCCGTTTGATGAATTAATATTTATCGTTCCGTTGTTTGTTATTTCAGCACCGCCTCTTACAGTTACTCCGATTGCTCCTGTAGGATTTCCTACTGTTGTTATTGTTCCGTTATTTATTCCTTTTGCTCCGTTATCAAGATACATACCCTGAGTACCGTCTGCTCCGAGATTTATTGTTCCGTCATTTGTTGCTACCGAACCGTTTCCTGTTGCATACATACCGATACTGTTTTTACCGTTTACATTTATTGTGCCTTTGTTAATAATTTTACCTGTGTCGCTGTTTTCATATCCTGCAGCCATTCCTATTCCGTATTTTTGCCCACTTACATTTGATGCTCCGATTGTTATAGTTTTTCCCGCAGTATTTGTCGCTGTTCCGCCTTTTATACTGTAAATTCCTACACTTCCTATTCCTGAACCGAAGTCAATATCGGCATTGTTTGTTATTGTTCCCGCTCCGTATAATCCGTAATTTTCATTTCCTGTAGAATTTAATTTTGTATTATTTGTCATAGTTCCCGTAGTGTCTGTAGAATAAGCATATACTACGTTATTTCCTACTGTTACATTTGCCGTATTACTTGTAAAATTATTACCTCCTGCAGCATTTTTAATAACAAATCCATACGAACCGTCACCTATGTTAACATTTGTCGCATCATTTGTTATTGTTTGACCTGCACCTACAGTGTACACTCCTACTGCTTCATTTCCTCCTGTAGCTAGTTTTCCTCTTAAATGAACATTTCCACCTTTAGAGTATATTCCTGTTGCTCCTGATCCTACACTAATATCGGAACTTGCATCTGTATTGATCCCGTATCCGTACATTGCTGCCGTTTTATCTCCTGCTGCAATAGTTCCCGTATTTTTCAATGTTATTTGAGATTTATCGGTAAACATTCCCACATTAGGGTTATTTGCATCACTTGAATTTCCCAATGTTATTTTTGCATTATTTTCAGCTGTGTATGTTCCATTTCCTGTAGCATACATTGCTGTTGATTTATCTCCTGTAAGATTTATTTCACCGTTTCCGTGATTTCTGAATACTTTACTGTTTGAACCTGTATCAAAGGTCATACCTATTACATTATTTGCAGAACTTTCTATTTTTCCTTGGTTATATGCTCCTCCACCTGCAGCAGAAACTCCATTTTTATAGTAAATTCCTGTAGAATCTTCACCTAATGTTATTTTCCCCTTATTTTCTGCAGTTGCAGAAGTACCTGCTGTAATTGCATCATCATCTTCAGAATATATAGCTGTGGATTTTTTACCTACACTTATTTCACCGTTATTTTCTATTACACCTCTTTTAGCATACATTCCTGTAGTTTCTTCTCCGGTCAAATTAATTTTTCCGTTTGCTTCATTTATTAAAGTAACTTTATTTGCAGCATATGGAGTTCCCGAAGGATTAGAACCGTTTTCCTGAGCCATTGCAACCTGTCTGTTTTGACTTCCTGTCATTGTATTTTCATTTGTAATAGACGAATTTGCTATTTCCAATTTATTGTACAAGTCATTAGCATCATCCAAATTTGCGGCTTGATTTACTTTTAATCTACTCAAATAAAGCATAAATACTTTATAATCAGAACCTGTAATTCCTCCTAAATTTAATGCTCCTACAAGTCCCGAAGGATTAGTGTCGCTAAGATTCATTTCTACATTGGAAGCCACAAATAATCTTGATCCTGCTTCCATTGTTAAGTTAAGGTGATTTAAAGTATTTTGGAATTTTGTAGAAGCAAAATTAGTCAATGCAGCTGTATCAAACGATCCATAAGTTGGTCCCGTATGTTCATAATAGAAAGCTGTTCCTCTTGTACTTGGAGTTGTTCCTCCTTTTATTGTCGCACTTAGAGTTCCTCCGGCAAGATTAAATTTACCTGCACCGGCTGTATAAAACAATAATGATTTTTGTCCTGTTACAGAATTTCCTCCATTATTTATTTTGATTTCTCCTCCATTTGCATAGAAGTTTATTGCTCCGTCTTTTGCATCTATATTCGCTTTATTTACTTCCAATTTCCCTTCTGAATAAAGTCCCATTGATTTATCGGAAGTTACTTTTGCTGTTACTTCTGTAGTCGCTCCTGTATATTTTGATGTTGCTCCTTTTACAACTATTCCGTAAGATCCTTTATCTCCAATAGGTTCTGCGTGATTACCTGAATTATCAACTTTTACCGTTCCTCCATTTGAAGTAACTTGGCTGCCATTATTTACAACTACTCCTGAAACACTCTTACCTGAAACTGTTACGTTACCGTTCATTGTAAGTTTACTGTTATCAGATACAAGCACTCCAGTAGAATTATCTCCAGTAACTTCAACTTCTTGGTTTACACCTGCAGCTGGAGTTCCAATCTCTCCTTCTGAATTTGTTTTTAAGAACACCCCTATATTATTGGTATTACCACTTCCTAAAACTTTTATCGAACCGCTATTTTTTACTTTTGCATTGTTTATTCCTGCTATTCCGACCCCATTAAGTACATTAGTACTTGATATAGTACCTTTATTAACAAGTTTAGAACCGTTAGCAAGCATACCCATTGCGTAAGAACCGTCCATTGTAATTTTACCTGTTCCTTCATTTATTACTTCGGCAGTAGCAGTTTTATCAGCTCTCATACCTACATTTACTTCTTGTTTAGTAGGATCATTATTTTTTGCTATAGTCGAATTTATACTGATAGTTCCTTCATTTGTTATATCACTGTCAATATTAACATAAGCACCTATTGAGTTTTTAACACCTGTAAGAGTTATTTTCCCTGTATTTTTAGCATTTCCTCTTTTTAAACTTACTCCGTTAACAACAGAGCTGTCTAACATTAATGCCATTCCCGCTGAAGTATCTGCTCCCTGATTATTGATTTTGCGTAAGTTTATCGTACCTGCATTCAACATTGTTGCAGCATCATCTGATTTTGCAGCAATTCTCATACCGTAGCTCTCAGCACCGCTCATATTAATTTCTGCTCCTGCCTGGTTTTCCATTTTAGCATAAGTAGTGTGTCTTGGTAAATAAACATACATTCCTATGGAACGGTTTCCAAAAAAGTTAATTTTACCACCGCTTCTATTTTGTAATCTTTGTTGATCCATATGGAATTGTGAAACTCCTTCATTTTCTTCAACTTGAGCAATACCGACTTTATACCCTACATATCCGTTTCCGTTTTTAGAAATTTGATAATCTTGAGTAGGTCCATGAATAGTTAAATAATCTTTTCCTGGATCTGTCGGCATATTTCTTATATAAGAATCCTGATTTTCTTTTTCGTCAGTAATAGTTCCTTCATTTACTAAAATTGTTCCA belongs to Pseudoleptotrichia goodfellowii and includes:
- a CDS encoding autotransporter-associated N-terminal domain-containing protein, producing MSNNLKKMEKDLRAFAKRSKDVKYTKGLLFSFLLMGMLTFSDTLTSPEVKSTENAINQTRKELNTSISEMHTAFKQAKRENNRLLKRANLELIQLMEQGDHVVKSPWSSWQMGMNYFYSNWRGTYKGRGDKAEKYPYEGILERDSNEFNRYVSPDSKFYGSLPTSSNPRSAASNARQGLSTQYGIASTQPVPEPIVDLQLSAGINPKIVNKADLNLVPKSANVPNLPEPVKFQPINPKITIPADPPLPTPPNFAIVLGGDCNSGCDSYDWRNGGGTTPRQNTKSGFTPPAGTNQNVTNILHYTWRDGLATPAERSYAFKMLWEAPNGSTTSYKLEDKPQEIFFNSYNYGYGRAANGGEWASDVADSQNIPSDTQEKNHQYFLIGGSRVLEVDNVYSTNTEYGVASGRTLQLGGIFTLGVVSQENGTILVNEGTITDEKENQDSYIRNMPTDPGKDYLTIHGPTQDYQISKNGNGYVGYKVGIAQVEENEGVSQFHMDQQRLQNRSGGKINFFGNRSIGMYVYLPRHTTYAKMENQAGAEINMSGAESYGMRIAAKSDDAATMLNAGTINLRKINNQGADTSAGMALMLDSSVVNGVSLKRGNAKNTGKITLTGVKNSIGAYVNIDSDITNEGTISINSTIAKNNDPTKQEVNVGMRADKTATAEVINEGTGKITMDGSYAMGMLANGSKLVNKGTISSTNVLNGVGIAGINNAKVKNSGSIKVLGSGNTNNIGVFLKTNSEGEIGTPAAGVNQEVEVTGDNSTGVLVSDNSKLTMNGNVTVSGKSVSGVVVNNGSQVTSNGGTVKVDNSGNHAEPIGDKGSYGIVVKGATSKYTGATTEVTAKVTSDKSMGLYSEGKLEVNKANIDAKDGAINFYANGGEIKINNGGNSVTGQKSLLFYTAGAGKFNLAGGTLSATIKGGTTPSTRGTAFYYEHTGPTYGSFDTAALTNFASTKFQNTLNHLNLTMEAGSRLFVASNVEMNLSDTNPSGLVGALNLGGITGSDYKVFMLYLSRLKVNQAANLDDANDLYNKLEIANSSITNENTMTGSQNRQVAMAQENGSNPSGTPYAANKVTLINEANGKINLTGEETTGMYAKRGVIENNGEISVGKKSTAIYSEDDDAITAGTSATAENKGKITLGEDSTGIYYKNGVSAAGGGAYNQGKIESSANNVIGMTFDTGSNSKVFRNHGNGEINLTGDKSTAMYATGNGTYTAENNAKITLGNSSDANNPNVGMFTDKSQITLKNTGTIAAGDKTAAMYGYGINTDASSDISVGSGATGIYSKGGNVHLRGKLATGGNEAVGVYTVGAGQTITNDATNVNIGDGSYGFVIKNAAGGNNFTSNTANVTVGNNVVYAYSTDTTGTMTNNTKLNSTGNENYGLYGAGTITNNADIDFGSGIGSVGIYSIKGGTATNTAGKTITIGASNVSGQKYGIGMAAGYENSDTGKIINKGTINVNGKNSIGMYATGNGSVATNDGTINLGADGTQGMYLDNGAKGINNGTITTVGNPTGAIGVTVRGGAEITNNGTININSSNGYAFALLKGGIIKNYGTFTVGNGAQKLYEPKAKPTGKGVAGVEISAPAGASNATITVNGKPVTPVTISSTAGQRAPLTSSIGMYIDTLRGTNPIGGLIPSGEADLIIGSEAAQKTNSKYIEVNGDIIKPYNQAITNNPQIKKWNIYSGSFTWIATATIDTGAATIRNIYLAKKPYTAFAGKEPTPVEVTDTYNFLDGLEQRYGVEGLETREKTLFNKLNGIGTNEQLLFYQATDEMMGHQYANVQQRMNRTGTLLDKEFTHLRKEWDNKSKQSNKLKVFGMRDEYKTDTAGIIDYTSNAYGVAYIHEDETIKLGNSSGWYAGAVNNRFRFKDIGRSKENTTMLKLGLFKSKAFDDNGSLNWTISGEGYIARSNMHRKFLVVDEIFEGKSDYTSYGAALKNEISKEFRTSERTSIKPYGSLKLEYGRFNTIKEKTGEVRLEVKGNDYYSVKPEVGIEFKYKQPMAVRTTFTTTLGLGYETELGKVGNVKNKGRVAYTDADWFNIRGEKDDRRGNFKADLNLGIENQRFGVTLNAGYDTKGKNIRGGLGFRVIY